In Pseudomonas sp. p1(2021b), the genomic window TGGACCTGGCCAAGGCCGAGGAAATCCTGGATGCCGACCACTACGGCCTGGAAGAGGTCAAGGAACGTATCCTGGAATACCTCGCTGTCCAGAAACGCGTGAAGAAGATCCGTGGCCCGGTGCTGTGCCTGGTCGGCCCGCCTGGCGTCGGCAAGACCTCCCTGGCCGAGTCGATCGCGGCCGCGACCAACCGCAAATTCGTGCGCATGGCCCTTGGCGGTGTGCGTGACGAGGCCGAGATCCGCGGCCACCGCCGTACCTATATCGGCTCGATGCCGGGCCGCCTGATCCAGAAGATGACCAAGGTGGGCGTACGCAACCCGCTGTTCCTGCTCGACGAGATCGACAAGATGGGCAGCGACATGCGTGGCGACCCGGCCTCGGCATTGCTCGAGGTGCTCGACCCCGAGCAGAACCACAACTTCAACGACCACTACCTGGAGGTCGACTACGACCTTTCGGACGTGATGTTCCTGTGCACCTCGAACTCGATGAACATCCCGCCGGCGCTGCTTGACCGTATGGAGGTCATCCGTCTGCCGGGCTACACCGAGGACGAGAAGATCAACATCGCGGTCAAGTACCTCACGCCCAAGCAAGTGAAGGCCAACGGCCTGAAGAAGGGCGAGCTGGAGATCGACGTCACTGCGATCCGCGACATCATTCGCTACTACACCCGCGAGGCGGGGGTGCGTGGCCTGGAGCGCCAGATCGCCAAGGTCTGCCGCAAGGTGGTCAAGGAGCATACCGGCGAGAAGCAGCTCAAGGTCAAGGTGACCGGCGAGCAGCTCGAGCACCTGCTCGGCGTGCGCAAGTTCCGCTACGGCCTGGCCGAGCAGCAGGACCAGATCGGGCAGGTCACCGGCCTCGCCTGGACCCAGGTGGGCGGCGAGCTGCTGACCATCGAGGCGGTGGTCATCCCCGGCAAGGGCCAGCTGATCAAGACCGGCTCCCTGGGCGACGTCATGGTCGAATCGATCACCGCCGCGCAGACCGTGGTTCGCAGCCGTGCCCGCAGCCTGGGTATCGCTGCCGACTTCCACGAGAAGCATGATGTGCACATCCACATGCCCGAGGGCGCCACGCCCAAGGACGGCCCGAGCGCGGGCATCGGCATGTGCACCGCGCTGGTCTCGGCCCTGACCCAGATCCCGGTGCGCGCCGATGTGGCCATGACCGGCGAGATCACCCTGCGTGGCCAGGTGCTGGCCATCGGCGGCCTCAAGGAAAAACTCCTGGCGGCGCATCGGGGCGGGATCAAGACGGTGATCATTCCCGAGGAGAATGTCCGCGACCTGAAGGAGATTCCGGAAAATATCAAACAGGATCTTCAGATCAAACCGGTCAAATGGATTGACGAAGTCCTGCAAATTGCGCTGCAATACGCCCCGGAGCCCTTGCCAGATGTGGCTCCGGAGATTGTCGCGAAAGATGAAAAGCGCGACGGCGATGCTAAGGAAAGAATCAGCACGCACTAGTACGTATTTCGCTGGGGGGCTTTCCTTGACAGTTTTTTCGGGGCCTTGCTATAAAACGGCACGCCAGTGTCAATAGGCCGCCCAGTGCTCGTTTCATAAGCTTTTCATTACATACTTAGAAACAAACTCAATAGAGATATAAGGGGACTTAGAGTGAACAAGTCGGAACTGATTGACGCTATCGCCGCATCCGCTGACATTCCGAAAGCTGTAGCTGGCCGTGCGCTGGACGCAGTCATCGAATCCGTCACCGGCGCCCTGAAGCAAGGTGATGATGTTGTACTGGTTGGCTTCGGTACCTTCTCGGTCAAGGAGCGCGCTGAGCGCACCGGCCGCAACCCACAAACCGGCAAGGCGATCAAGATCGCTGCCGCCAAGGTTCCAGGTTTCAAGGCTGGCAAGGGCCTGAAAGACGCCGTCAACTAAGTCGTCTCTTTCAGCCGGGCTTGGCCATGCCAGGCCCGACCGCGTGACGGCGGGGCCGCAAACGTTCCCGCTGGCACGCTCGCTTTGAAAAGGCGCATCCCACAGGATGCGCCTTTCTTCTATCAGGACTCTACCCACGCTCCACGGTTGTCGACGCAGTGGTACAACCGTTTCTGGGGGACGCATGCTGCAGAATATCAGGGACAATTCACAAGGTTGGATTGCCAAGACCATCATCGGCCTTATCGTTGTGCTGATGGCGCTGACCGGCTTCGAGGCCATTTTCCAGGCCACCAGCCATAGCCAGGATGCTGCCAAGGTGAACGACGAGACCATCAGCCAGAACGAGCTGAGCCAGGCCGTCGACTTGCAGCGCCGTCAGCTGATGCAACAGCTGGGCAAGGATGTCGACCCAGCGCTGCTGGACGATAAAGTGCTGCGCGAAGCCGCGCTCAAGGGGTTGATCGAGCGCAAGCTGCTGTTGCAGGGCGCCAAGGATGCCAAATTCTCCTTCTCCGAGGCCGCATTGGATCAAATGATCCTGCAGATGCCGGAGTTCCAGGTTGACGGCAAGTTCAACGCCGAACGCTTCGACTCGGTCATTCGCCAGCTGGGCTATGGCCGGATGCAGTTCCGCGAAATGCTGACCGAGGAAATGCTCATCAGCCAGCTGCGCGCGGGCCTGGTCGGTAGCAGCTTCGTCACCGACAAGCAGGTCGAGTCCTTCGCCCGCCTGGAGAAGCAGACCCGCGACTTCGCCTCGCTGACCTTCAAGGCCGACCCGGCCGCGGTCAAGGTGAGCGACGAGGAGGTCAAGGCGCACTACGACCAGCACGCCAAGGAGTTCATGACGCCGGACCAGGTGGTCATCGACTATATCGAGCTGAAGAAGTCGGCGTTCTTCGACCAGGTCGAGGTCAACGAAGACGAACTCAAGGACCTCTACGAGAAGGAAGTCGCCAACCTGGCCGAGCAGCGCCATGCCGCGCACATCCTGATCGAGGTCAACGATAAGGTCTCCGACGACCAGGCCAAGGCCCGCATCGAAGAGATCCAGCAGCGCCTGGCCAAGGGGGAAGACTTCGCCGCCCTGGCCAAGGAGTTCTCCCAGGACCCGGGGTCGGCCAACAACGGCGGTGACCTTGGTTTCGCAGGCCCCGGTGTCTATGACCCGGCCTTCGAGGAGGCTCTGTACAAGCTGAACCAGGACCAGGTATCGGCACCGGTGCGCACCGAGTTCGGCTACCACCTGATCAAGCTGCTGGGCGTCCAGGCGCCGGAAGTGCCGACTTTCGCCAGCCTGAAGGACAAGCTGACCCGCGAGCTGAAGACCCAGCAGGTCGAACAGCGTTTCGTGGAAGTGACCAAGCAGCTCGAGGATGCCGCCTTCGAAGCCTCCGACCTGGCCCAGCCGGCCCAGGACCTGGGCCTGAAGGTACAGACCTCGGCAGCGTTCGGGCGCGAGGGCGGCGAAGGCATCACCGCCAACCGTTCGGTGGTCCAGGCCGCGTTCAGCGAAGAAGTGCTGGAAGAGGGCGCCAACAGCAACGCCATCGAGCTGGATCCGGAAACCGTGGTCGTGCTGCGGGTCAAGGAGCACCGCAAGCCATCGCAGTTGCCGCTGGAGGCCGTGGCCAGCAACATCCACGACCACCTGGCCAAGGAGAAGGCGATCGCCGAGCTCAAGGCCAAGGCCGACAAGCTGATCGCTGGCCTGCGTGATGGCTCGGTCGCCGCTGATGCGGCCCACGAGGGCCAGGCGTGGAAAGTCCAGGAAGCGGTCACTCGCGGCCAGGACGGTATCGACCCGGCCGAGCTGCAGGCGGTGTTCCGCCTGGGCAAGCCTGAGTCCAAGGACAAGCCGGTGTACGGCAGCGTGGTCCTGGGCGATGGCAGTCTGGTGGTGCTGCAGCTCAAGGGGGTCAACGAAGGCGCTGCGGCCACTGACGAGGAGAAGGCGTACATCCGTCGCTACCTCGCCTCCCGTGCCGGCGAGCAGGACTTCGCCGCCTACCGCAAGCAGCTGGAAGCCAACGCGGACGTCACTCGCTACTGAGTGCCCACCCCTCGCAACGAAACAGGCCGCCCGTGCGGCCTGTTTCGTTTTTGAGCTTCGCTCGAACCGGTAGGCGCGGGCGATTCGTGCATTGCAGCCTAGGCAGCACACCCAGGCGCCTAGCGCCGCTCGCCTTCATAGTTATCCAGCGTATCCCGCGCAATCTCCCGGCCCAGCGCAATCAGCTCCGGCGCCTTGTAGAACTCGAAGAACCGGCATACCCGCTTGGGCACGTTGATCAGCACATCCGGCGGATAGCCTGCGATCTTGTATTGGGCCAGGGACGTCTGCATCACCTCGAAGCTCTGGTTGATCAGGTCGAGCAACGAGGCAGGTCCGACGTTGTCGATGATGAACGAGCCCGTGGCCGACTTGGGCGCGCCCTCGCGCTCCGGCGCAGCGGCAGGTTGCTGGCTTTCCGGGTCGGCCGATTCACCCAGCCAGGGGTCATGGGATGCCAGGCCTTCGGAGGCGATCTCCTGCTCGATGCGTATCAATTGTTCGGCCGGCTTGCGGCGGAAGGGCATGCGCGAACCCAGCGAACTGATCAGGGCATCGAAGCGCATCTTGAACGCTGCCGGGCGCTCGATGACCGGCAACTGGTACTGCTTCTGGTTGGTGGCGTTGAGGTTCACTGCGATGATCAGGTCGCAGTGGCTGGAGACCACCGGGACGATCGGCAATGGGTTGAGAATGCCGCCATCGACCAGCATCCGGTTGCCCTGCATCACCGGCGTGAACAGGCTGGGAATCGCTGCCGAGGCGCGCATGGCCTGGTGCAGGCAGCCTTCCTGGAACCAGATCTCCTGCTGGTTGGTAAGGTCCGCCGCCACGGCCGTGTAGGGAATGGATAATTGCTCGATGTTCACCTCGCCGACGATTTTGCGGATCTGACCGAACACCTTGTCGCCGCGGATCGCGCCGAGACGAAAGCTCACATCCACCAGGCGCAGCACGTCCAGGTAGTCCAGGCTTTCGATCCAGCCGCGGTATTCGTCAAGCTTGCCGGCTGCGTAGATGCCACCGATCACCGCGCCCATCGAACAACCGGCGATGCAGGCGATGTCGTAGCCTCGTCGTTCGATCTCCTCGATCACGCCGATGTGCGCGTACCCCCGGGCACCGCCCGATCCTAGTACCAATGCCACGCGTTTGCTCATGATCGTCCCCTCACTGCTGTGCAACCATGGTCCAACAATGCACCCATTGCTGCATATGCTTCAATGTAGACCGCGCTGGGCTACGCTGAGCAGGGCACTTTTCGCTTGCCTGAGCGTCGAACGGCCACTCCATTCGTTTGTTCAATTTCGAGGTATTACCGATGAAAGCATGGATCTGCCTTCCCCTCCTGGCCCTGGCCCTGGCTGGCTGCGCAGGCAAGACGGCTTATCGTGACAGCTGTGCGAACCAGCTCGATGCCGCCTGGAAGGAACTGGACCTTGCCAAGGCCGAAGGCTTCGCCGGCACCGTCAGCTATTCCAAGGCCCTGTCGCTGCTGACCGGCGCCAAGACCCAGCAACAGTTCGAAGCCTTCGAAGGCTGCTCGCGCAAGGCCGAGAAGGCACGCTTCTACATTCGTGAGTCCCGCGCGGGGCGTTGATTCTGGAGTGACGTATGGCTGCCATGCTCGACCATGTGGTTGCCCAGGTGCTGGCCGTCCAGGTGCGCCTGCTGGCGTGCCGTGAGCGGTTGGCTGCGGATGTCGACAGCGAAGCGCTGCATGACCTGCGTATCAGCCTGAGGCGCCTGCGCAGCCTGCTGCGGCCCTTGCGCGGCCTGCCGGGCGTGGAGCAGCTCGAGGATGCGGCGAAGGCCTTGGGCACCTTGACGACCCCCCTGCGTGATCGTGAGGTGCTGGCGGCGCACCTGATCGGGCGGGGCCATGAACAGGCCGGGCGCCAACGCCTGCAGGGCAGGGCTGAGACCTTCGCCAGCGTGGCCGCCAGCCGCCAGCTCACCCGGGTGCTGGCCATCGTCGATAACTTCCCGTTGTTCCTGCGGGTCAGTGACCGCGAAGGCCTGGTGGACGAACTGGGCAAACGTATCGACAAGCGCCTGCGCAAGCAGTGGCGCAAGCTGGAAAAGGCCCTGGCCGACCCGGCCCACGACCGTCATCGCTTGCGCCTGCTGATCAAGCGGGCGCGTTACGGCGACGACGCTTACCCACAGCTAAGGCATGCCGGCAAGAAGCTGCAACGGCTGCTCAAGCAGGCCCAGGGCGACCTGGGCGACTGGCACGACCGCGTCCAGTGGTTGTTGCTGGCGCGCGAGCACGCCGACCTTGCGCCCTTCAAGGCGACCTGGACGCGCGAACTGCACGAGGCCGAGGGCAAGGCCGATATCACGCTGCAGGCCCTGCAGGTGGCCCTGGCGCGTCGTTAGCGCGCGTCATCGGTGATGCTTACGGCGTTCGCGCCAGGCACGCCACCAGGCACCACTGATAACGAAGCGCGGAAAGGTGATGAATTGCTCGGTCAGAAGACGCTGCAGGGCATCCTTGCGGTTGGCGAACGGCTCCGGTTGTTCGGCTTCCAGGCGATGCCCCTGGCGCTGCAGACCTAGGCCCGCGGCCAGGGCGATCACGCCGACGGCGACCTGGCTCAGGTCCAGGCCGAACAGGCCCGAGAGCACCAGCAGCGCCCCGAGGATGAACAACGGCACGGCGATCAGGTGCAGCACCAGGTTGGTCGGGTGCCGGTGGTTGTGGTGGTAGCCACGCCATTGCCAGGCGGGCAGGTTGGGCAGGCGTTTGCTCATGGGCATTTCCTCGTCAGTCATGCCCAAAGCTTAGTGCGCCCCCTTGGCGGGGGCCAATCGAAGCGGGTTATCGACCCTATAGCTTGAGCTGGCCGATGGCCTTGTTCAGCTGTGCGGCCAGGCTCGCCAGTTCGCTGCTGGTGGTGGCCGAGTCGACCGTCTGTTGAACGGTCTGTTCGGTGACATCGCGGATGCTGACCACCGCCCGGTTCATTTCCTCGGCGACCTGGCTCTGCTGTTGCGCGGCCACCGCGATCTGGGTGTTGCTCTCGCGCATCTGCGCCACGGCACTGGTGATCTCTGCCAGTGCTTCGCCGGCCTCCTGGGCCTGCTTGACGCAGTCATCGGCCTTGTACGAACTCTCCTGCATGAAGTCCACCGCATCCCGGGTGCCGGCCTGCAAGGCCGCGACCATGCCGGTGATTTCATCCGTGGAGCTTTGCACACGCCTGGCCAGGTTGCGCACCTCGTCTGCCACCACGGCGAAGCCACGGCCCAGGTCGCCGGCCCGGGCGGCCTCGATGGCTGCGTTCAAGGCCAGCAGGTTGGTCTGCTCGGCGATGCTGTGGATCACCCCGACCACGCCGTTGATGCGCTGGCTGTCCTCGGCCAGTTGGCGGATCATCTCGGCGGTCTGCTGGACTCCGCCGGACAATCCGGCGATCGAGCCCTGTACCCGGCTGACCACGGCCTGGCCGCTGCCGGCCAGGGTGTCGGCGCTCTGGGAGAGGTCGCGGGTGGCGCCGGCGTGCTGGGCGATATGGTGCACAGTGGCAGACATTTCATTGATGGCCGTGGCTGCCTGGTCGGTTTCGCTCTGCTGGCCGATCATGCCGTGGCGCACCTCATCCATGCTCGCGGCCAGGCGCGCGGCGCCGGCGTCCAGCTGCGCCGCCGTGTGCGCCACGGTGCTGACGATGCGGTGGTAGGTGGTTTGCATGGCATTGAAGGCGCCTGCCATCTGGCCGACTTCATCGCCGCAGGACAGCGGCACGCGAGCGGCCAGGTCGCCGGTCTTCTCCACGTGGAGCATCACGTCCTTGAGGGTGTTCAGCTGGCTGAGCAAGAAGCGGATGAGCAACTGCGAGGCACAGAGCATCGCCAGCATCAGGATCAGCACGCATAGGGCATAGCGACTGAAGCGCTCGAAGAATACCTGGCGCAGGCTCGGCGCCTGGGCCAATACGGCGACTTGCTGGTCGCCATGGCGCACGACCTGGGCGCCCAGCAGCGGGGTGTCGCCCAGGAGCCAGGCATGGGGCAGCGGGACCCAGCCCTGGGCGTTGGCCAGGGCCTCGCGTGGTTGTTCGGCGATGACCGGGACCTGGCCGATCTGCCAGGTCACCAGGTTGGGCTGCACGGGTAGGGCCTGCCCCGCAGGCCAGGCGTCGATCAGCTTGGCCTGGGCGGCGGCCGTGTCGCGGGCGCCCTCGGCGCGCGCCTGCTGTTCCAGGTGCACCGCGTAGAGCACCAGCAGCAAGGTAGTGATGAAGGCCACCGCATTGACGGCCCAAAACTTGTATCTAAGGGAAATATTGCTAAGCCAGGCACCCATGGACAGGTCTTCTCTGAGTTGAGCGGAAACAACATTGGCAAGGTGCCATCATTGTGCCGGCTCACCCCAGGGCATGCCTTGATATGCGTCAACAAAGGCCGGGCTTTACACCAGCCGGAAGAACGCCTGCGCCGTGGCGGTGGTATGGGCTGCCGTCTCTTCCGAACCTTCGCCCCGATGCAGCGCCACCTCGCGCAACACCTCGGGCAGGAAGGCCGGCTCGTTGCGCCCACTCTTGGGCTTGGGCCGCAGGCTGCGCGGCAGCAGGTAGGGCGCGTCGCTTTCAAGCATCAGGCGGCCTTTGGGGATGTTACCGACCAGCGGGTGCAGGTGGGTGCCGCGGCGCTCATCGCAGATCCAGCCGGTGATGCCGATGTGCAGGTCCAGGTCCAGGTAGGCGAACAAGGCCTCGCGCTCGCCGGTGAAGCAGTGCACCACGGCGGCGGGCAGGTGGTCGCGGTAGTCCTGGAGGATCGCCAACAGCCGCTCGCTGGCATCGCGCTCGTGAAGGAACACCGGCAATTGCAGGTCGGCGGCCAGGGCCAGTTGTGCATGCAGGGCTTTTTCCTGGAGCGGGCGAGGGGAGAAGTCGCGGTTGAAATCCAGGCCGCATTCGCCAACGGCGCGCACGCGCGGCTGCGCCAGGAGCTGGCGCAATCGATCCTCGCTGGCGCTGTCCCAGGTGCTGGCATCGTGGGGGTGGACGCCTGCGGTGGTGAACAGGTGGTGGCCTTCCGGGTCCAGCTGCAAGGCCAGTTCCATGGCCTGTTCGCTGACACCCAGGCTGGTGCCGGTGACGATCATCTGCACCACGCCCGCTTGCACGGCGCGTTCGACGACGGCGGCCTGTTGGTCATGGAAGCTGCTGTTGGTCAGGTTGACGCCGATATCGATCAGTTGCATGGTGCTACCTCGTGCCGCGGGTCGGCCAGCATAGCAAAAATCGGGAATTTCCAATAAATCCCAGAACTTCAAGCGGTTGTCGTGGTCTTTTGGCGTCATTTGTCATGGGTTGGATGCGCCATGGCGCCGGCCCACCGCCCATGGACAGGTTCTCGCATGCTGCGATCGCTGCTGATTTTCCTGCTGACCCTCGGCCTGACCCTGGCCGGGCCAGCCAATGCCCGTTTGCCTGGCCCGCAGCAACACGTCCCGGTCAGTCAGGTGCGGGACCTGGCGCAGATCCGCAGCAGCAAGGTGCTCAGGGTCCTGGTGAACCAGAGCCGCAACAGCTCGGGCGAGGTCAAGGGCGAGCCGGTGGGCGTCGAGCATCATCGCCTGCGAAGCCTGGAGCATTACCTCAATGCCCGCGCCCGGGATGGCCAGGAAATCCGCCTCAAGCTCATTCCGCGGGCCAAGGAGCAGCTGCTCGCCGCCCTGCAGCGGGGCGAGGGCGACCTGGCGGCGCCGGGCGAACTGCTGGACCCTTCGCTGGTGCGCGGCGTCAGCGGCAGCGCCCCGGTGCGCGACCAGGTGCAGCTGATGCTGGTAGGGCGCAAGGGTGAGCGCAGTTTCAGCCGCGTCGAGCAGTTGTCCGGGCGTACCGTCGCCCTGACCAGCGCCAGTGCCGGCGGAGCGGTGATCGAACAGCTCAACCAGCAACTGGCCTTGCGCAAGCGCGCTGCGATCAAGGTGGAGTGGGTGGACCCGAGCCTGGCCGTCGAGGATGTACTGGAAATGGTCCAGGCCGGCATTTACCACCTGACCGTGGTGGAGCGCCCGATCGCCCAGCGTTGGGCGCGGGTGATGCCGCGTCTGCGCCTGGACAGCCGGGTCCACCTGGGCCAACCCCAGGCGATGCGCTGGTATGTCCGGCGTGATGCCAGCATGCTGCTGGCCACCGTGGACCGCTTCCTCCAGGGCTATCGTGCCCCGGCGAACCAGGACGCGGCCTTCGAGCGCATCTACCGGCGCCAGTACCGAGTACACGACCCGTTGGCACGCAAGAGCCGCAAGCGCCTGGAGTCGGTGCGTGCGGTGTTGCAAAAGCATGGCGCTGCGCAGCAGATCGACTGGCTCAACCTGGCGGCG contains:
- the lon gene encoding endopeptidase La; the encoded protein is MKTTLDLPLLPLRDVVVYPHMVIPLFVGREKSIEALEAAMTGEKQILLLAQKNPADDDPGEDALYRVGTVATVLQLLKLPDGTVKVLVEGEQRGAVERFTETQGHVRAEVSLIDEAEAAERESEVFVRTLLSQFEQYVQLGKKVPAEVLSSLNSIEEPGRLVDTMAAHMALKIEQKQEILEIVDLPARVEHVLALLDAEIDLLQVEKRIRGRVKKQMERSQREYYLNEQMKAIQKELGDGDEGHNEVEELKKRIEAAGLPKDALAKAQAELNKLKQMSPMSAEATVVRSYLDWLVQVPWKAQSKVRLDLAKAEEILDADHYGLEEVKERILEYLAVQKRVKKIRGPVLCLVGPPGVGKTSLAESIAAATNRKFVRMALGGVRDEAEIRGHRRTYIGSMPGRLIQKMTKVGVRNPLFLLDEIDKMGSDMRGDPASALLEVLDPEQNHNFNDHYLEVDYDLSDVMFLCTSNSMNIPPALLDRMEVIRLPGYTEDEKINIAVKYLTPKQVKANGLKKGELEIDVTAIRDIIRYYTREAGVRGLERQIAKVCRKVVKEHTGEKQLKVKVTGEQLEHLLGVRKFRYGLAEQQDQIGQVTGLAWTQVGGELLTIEAVVIPGKGQLIKTGSLGDVMVESITAAQTVVRSRARSLGIAADFHEKHDVHIHMPEGATPKDGPSAGIGMCTALVSALTQIPVRADVAMTGEITLRGQVLAIGGLKEKLLAAHRGGIKTVIIPEENVRDLKEIPENIKQDLQIKPVKWIDEVLQIALQYAPEPLPDVAPEIVAKDEKRDGDAKERISTH
- the hupB gene encoding nucleoid-associated protein HU-beta is translated as MNKSELIDAIAASADIPKAVAGRALDAVIESVTGALKQGDDVVLVGFGTFSVKERAERTGRNPQTGKAIKIAAAKVPGFKAGKGLKDAVN
- a CDS encoding SurA N-terminal domain-containing protein, with product MLQNIRDNSQGWIAKTIIGLIVVLMALTGFEAIFQATSHSQDAAKVNDETISQNELSQAVDLQRRQLMQQLGKDVDPALLDDKVLREAALKGLIERKLLLQGAKDAKFSFSEAALDQMILQMPEFQVDGKFNAERFDSVIRQLGYGRMQFREMLTEEMLISQLRAGLVGSSFVTDKQVESFARLEKQTRDFASLTFKADPAAVKVSDEEVKAHYDQHAKEFMTPDQVVIDYIELKKSAFFDQVEVNEDELKDLYEKEVANLAEQRHAAHILIEVNDKVSDDQAKARIEEIQQRLAKGEDFAALAKEFSQDPGSANNGGDLGFAGPGVYDPAFEEALYKLNQDQVSAPVRTEFGYHLIKLLGVQAPEVPTFASLKDKLTRELKTQQVEQRFVEVTKQLEDAAFEASDLAQPAQDLGLKVQTSAAFGREGGEGITANRSVVQAAFSEEVLEEGANSNAIELDPETVVVLRVKEHRKPSQLPLEAVASNIHDHLAKEKAIAELKAKADKLIAGLRDGSVAADAAHEGQAWKVQEAVTRGQDGIDPAELQAVFRLGKPESKDKPVYGSVVLGDGSLVVLQLKGVNEGAAATDEEKAYIRRYLASRAGEQDFAAYRKQLEANADVTRY
- a CDS encoding patatin-like phospholipase family protein, which produces MSKRVALVLGSGGARGYAHIGVIEEIERRGYDIACIAGCSMGAVIGGIYAAGKLDEYRGWIESLDYLDVLRLVDVSFRLGAIRGDKVFGQIRKIVGEVNIEQLSIPYTAVAADLTNQQEIWFQEGCLHQAMRASAAIPSLFTPVMQGNRMLVDGGILNPLPIVPVVSSHCDLIIAVNLNATNQKQYQLPVIERPAAFKMRFDALISSLGSRMPFRRKPAEQLIRIEQEIASEGLASHDPWLGESADPESQQPAAAPEREGAPKSATGSFIIDNVGPASLLDLINQSFEVMQTSLAQYKIAGYPPDVLINVPKRVCRFFEFYKAPELIALGREIARDTLDNYEGERR
- a CDS encoding CHAD domain-containing protein yields the protein MAAMLDHVVAQVLAVQVRLLACRERLAADVDSEALHDLRISLRRLRSLLRPLRGLPGVEQLEDAAKALGTLTTPLRDREVLAAHLIGRGHEQAGRQRLQGRAETFASVAASRQLTRVLAIVDNFPLFLRVSDREGLVDELGKRIDKRLRKQWRKLEKALADPAHDRHRLRLLIKRARYGDDAYPQLRHAGKKLQRLLKQAQGDLGDWHDRVQWLLLAREHADLAPFKATWTRELHEAEGKADITLQALQVALARR
- a CDS encoding Mpo1-like protein, giving the protein MSKRLPNLPAWQWRGYHHNHRHPTNLVLHLIAVPLFILGALLVLSGLFGLDLSQVAVGVIALAAGLGLQRQGHRLEAEQPEPFANRKDALQRLLTEQFITFPRFVISGAWWRAWRERRKHHR
- a CDS encoding methyl-accepting chemotaxis protein is translated as MGAWLSNISLRYKFWAVNAVAFITTLLLVLYAVHLEQQARAEGARDTAAAQAKLIDAWPAGQALPVQPNLVTWQIGQVPVIAEQPREALANAQGWVPLPHAWLLGDTPLLGAQVVRHGDQQVAVLAQAPSLRQVFFERFSRYALCVLILMLAMLCASQLLIRFLLSQLNTLKDVMLHVEKTGDLAARVPLSCGDEVGQMAGAFNAMQTTYHRIVSTVAHTAAQLDAGAARLAASMDEVRHGMIGQQSETDQAATAINEMSATVHHIAQHAGATRDLSQSADTLAGSGQAVVSRVQGSIAGLSGGVQQTAEMIRQLAEDSQRINGVVGVIHSIAEQTNLLALNAAIEAARAGDLGRGFAVVADEVRNLARRVQSSTDEITGMVAALQAGTRDAVDFMQESSYKADDCVKQAQEAGEALAEITSAVAQMRESNTQIAVAAQQQSQVAEEMNRAVVSIRDVTEQTVQQTVDSATTSSELASLAAQLNKAIGQLKL
- a CDS encoding TatD family hydrolase, yielding MQLIDIGVNLTNSSFHDQQAAVVERAVQAGVVQMIVTGTSLGVSEQAMELALQLDPEGHHLFTTAGVHPHDASTWDSASEDRLRQLLAQPRVRAVGECGLDFNRDFSPRPLQEKALHAQLALAADLQLPVFLHERDASERLLAILQDYRDHLPAAVVHCFTGEREALFAYLDLDLHIGITGWICDERRGTHLHPLVGNIPKGRLMLESDAPYLLPRSLRPKPKSGRNEPAFLPEVLREVALHRGEGSEETAAHTTATAQAFFRLV
- a CDS encoding transglycosylase SLT domain-containing protein, with the protein product MLRSLLIFLLTLGLTLAGPANARLPGPQQHVPVSQVRDLAQIRSSKVLRVLVNQSRNSSGEVKGEPVGVEHHRLRSLEHYLNARARDGQEIRLKLIPRAKEQLLAALQRGEGDLAAPGELLDPSLVRGVSGSAPVRDQVQLMLVGRKGERSFSRVEQLSGRTVALTSASAGGAVIEQLNQQLALRKRAAIKVEWVDPSLAVEDVLEMVQAGIYHLTVVERPIAQRWARVMPRLRLDSRVHLGQPQAMRWYVRRDASMLLATVDRFLQGYRAPANQDAAFERIYRRQYRVHDPLARKSRKRLESVRAVLQKHGAAQQIDWLNLAALAFKESTLNPAARGSGGAHGLMQITPSAARRVGVSNTATVDGNVQAGARYLALIRRKFFASPQLNERERMAFVLAAYNLGPERVQAMRAEARRRGLNGNQWFFQTERIAMEQVGMGPVNFVNSVNKYFLAFNRQRQSLERVAKR